The following are encoded together in the Humulus lupulus chromosome 5, drHumLupu1.1, whole genome shotgun sequence genome:
- the LOC133834218 gene encoding inositol-tetrakisphosphate 1-kinase 2-like: MTTTEETTRYRVGYAFEPKKVTTFIVTSFVDLANQNGIDLVPIEPTKPLIEQGPFHCVIHKLYGQQWKQQLIEFTSKYPNAVIIDPPEKIEPLHNRLTMLDSVTRINISQPKTSVGIPKQKVVEDGETIEELGLKYPVIAKPLLANGGTTSHEMWVVLNSKGFESVKDQTPLLVQEYVNHGEVVFKVYVVGDHVECVKRRSLADIHITEEEDGEWSGVSILPFSQISNAATVEHESAKVDDAEMPPPKLVAELGRELRKALGLRLFNFDVIRESEGKYAVIDINYFPGFAKLPHFEQIFTDFLLDQCKSKCN; encoded by the coding sequence ATGACAACTACAGAAGAAACCACACGCTATCGCGTTGGCTACGCATTCGAGCCCAAGAAAGTGACGACCTTTATCGTAACATCCTTCGTCGACCTCGCCAACCAGAACGGAATCGACCTCGTACCCATCGAACCCACCAAACCACTCATCGAACAAGGCCCATTTCACTGCGTAATCCACAAACTCTACGGTCAACAATGGAAGCAACAGCTGATCGAGTTCACATCCAAATACCCCAACGCAGTCATCATCGACCCACCTGAGAAAATCGAGCCACTCCACAACCGGCTGACGATGCTGGACTCGGTGACCCGGATCAACATATCTCAACCGAAAACCagcgttgggatcccaaaacagaaGGTGGTCGAAGACGGCGAGACTATAGAGGAGTTGGGGCTGAAGTATCCGGTGATAGCGAAGCCGTTGTTGGCCAACGGCGGAACGACGTCGCACGAGATGTGGGTGGTTCTGAACAGCAAAGGGTTCGAGAGTGTGAAGGATCAGACTCCGTTGCTGGTTCAGGAGTACGTCAACCACGGCGAGGTGGTGTTCAAGGTCTACGTCGTCGGCGACCACGTGGAGTGCGTGAAGCGGCGGTCGTTGGCTGATATTCACATCACGGAGGAGGAGGACGGAGAGTGGTCCGGGGTTTCGATACTGCCGTTTTCTCAGATATCGAACGCTGCTACGGTGGAGCACGAGAGTGCGAAGGTGGACGACGCCGAAATGCCGCCGCCGAAGCTGGTGGCGGAGCTGGGGAGAGAGCTGAGGAAGGCGTTGGGGCTTCGTTTGTTCAACTTTGATGTGATCAGAGAAAGTGAGGGAAAGTATGCTGTGATTGATATCAACTATTTTCCTGGGTTTGCAAAATTACCACATTTTGAGCAAATCTTTACAGATTTCCTACTCGATCAATGCAAGAGCAAAtgcaattaa